CGCATGCCGTGCACGCGCTTGATCGCCTGAACCATGTACACCCCGCCACACACCGGCCACCAGCGATCACCGGCCCGGTCCATGAAGCGGAACCGTTCGATCCAGCGCGCCTGCGACAGAGGCGGCGCATAGATGCCGAAGCGCCCGGCCCGCGCCTCGAAGCTGAGCAGCTGCAACCAGTCCTTGATGCGACGCACCGACAGGTACTGCCCGCGCCAGGGGAAATGGGTACGCTGCCGCTTGAGCAGGCGCCGCAGACCCCACCAGCTGACCGGATTGAACCCGGCGATGATGACCTGCCCCTCGGGCACGAGGATGCGCTCGACCTCGCGCAGCACCTGGTGCGGATGGGCCGAGAACTCGAGCACGTGCGGCAGCAGGATCAGATCGACGCTGCCGGTCTCGAACGGCAGCGCCTCAGGCGCCGCCTGGACCTGCCCCTCCCCGGGCGAACCCTGGCCGGGGGCCGCGCACACATGGCGCGCGGGAATCCGGTTGTTGCGCAGGAAGTCGAACTGGGTCATGCCGACCTGCACCGCGTGGTAACCAAACAGATCGGATACCATGTGGTCAAAGCATTCGGCCTCCCACGCCATGACGTATTCGCCGGCCGGCGAAGCCAGCCAGCGGTCCAGATCGCGGATCTGTTCGGCGGTGGAGAGCGACCTCTTGACTGGAGACATGACGATGCAGATTGTTCCGATCCCTGCGTTCAACGACAACTATATCTGGTTGATGCACGACGGGCGCCATGCGCTGGCCGTCGATCCGGGCGATGCCCGCCCCGTGCAGGATTTTATCGCGCAACACGATCTCGCGCTGGTCGCGATTTTGATCACCCATCATCACGGCGACCATGTCGGCGGCCTGCCGGCCTTTGCCGGACAGTGCCCGGTATACGGTCCGGCCGCCGAAGCCATCGCCGGCGTCACCCATCCGGTGCGCGAAGGCGATACGGTCGCGATCCCCGAGCTGGGGGTCGAGTTCGGCGTCCTCGACCTGCCGGGCCACACCCTCGGCCACATCGCCTATGTGGGGCCGGACCTGGTGTTCTGTGGCGATACGCTGTTCAGCGCCGGCTGCGGGCGCCTGTTCGAGGGCTCACCGGCACAGATGCGCGCCTCCCTGGCCAAGCTCGCCGCCCTGCCCCCGCACACGCGCGTGTACTGCACCCATGAATACACGCTCGCCAATCTGGCCTTCGCCGAGGCGGCGGAGCCGGACAATCCGGCACGCGACGCCTGGCTCGCCGAATGCCGCCAGCGGCGCGAGCGCAAGCAGCCGACGCTGCCGACGACCATCGAGCGCGAGCGCGCCATCAACCCGTTCCTGCGGGTGGAACACGCGAGCGTGCTGGAGGGCCTGAGCGGATTCGTCGGCCATGTGCCGAAGGACCCGACCCATGCGTTCGCGGCGCTGCGCGAGTGGAAGAACAACTTCTGAGGGCGGATCGCGAGCGGACGCGGCGCCGGCGAATCAGGCCGGCTGACCGGCCGCCTTCAGTTCGCCCACCGCGACGCGGTTGCGGCCCCCGTTCTTGGCCGCGTAGAGCGCCTGGTCGGCGCAGTCGAGCAGCCAGCCCACGGCCAGATCGGTCTCGTCCGGCGACGGATAGGCCGTGGCGACCCCGATGCTGATGGTCAGCGTATCGCCCGCCTTCGAATAGGCGTGTGGCAGACGCAAGGCCTCGATGCCCCGGCGCGTGGCGTCGGCCACCCGACGCGCCCCGACGGCATTGGTTTCGGGCAACACGACGACGAATTCCTCGCCACCGAAACGGGCCACCAGATCCCCCGGCCGCTTCAGCTGCGCCTCGAGCGCCTTGGCCACCGTGATCAGGCACTCGTCGCCTGCTTGATGGCCGTAACCGTCGTTGTATTGCTTGAAGAAGTCCACGTCGACCATCATGACCGACAAGGGGAGCCGGTTGCGACGCGCGCGCTGCCATTCACGCTGGATGGTCTCGTCGAAGCAGCGCCGGTTGGCGATGCCGGTCAGACCATCGACCGAGGTCAGGCGGGTCAGTTCGCGATTGGCCTCGTCCAGCCGCCGGGTCAGCACCACCAGCGAGTAGCGCATCTGCGCCAGCCGCTGCATGGCCCGCACCTTGGCGGCCAGGACCACCTCGGAGACCGGTTTGAACAGGTAATCGTCGCCCCCCACTTCGATGCCGTGTTCGAGATCCTTGTCGCTGGTCTTGGCGCTCAGGAAGATGATCGGCGTCCACTCACCGTCCTTCTCGAGCTGGCGAATGCGCCGGGCCACTTCGAAACCGTCCAGACCGGGCATGATGACATCGAGCAGGATGAGATCCGGCTTCCAGGCCTTGAACTGCGCCAGGCCCGCCTCCCCGTTGGTCGCGTGGCGCGTCTCCAGCCCGAGCTTCTCGAGCTGGTGCATCACCACGGTGGCGCTGGTCATCGTGTCTTCGACAAGAAGGACTTTCATGAATCTGCCTCGGCAGGCGCGATAGAGGCATTATTGCACCGTTCGGCATAGATGGTGCTTCGAATAGTGCTGCCTTTTCGCCACAAACCGCCCGTTTGACGGGCCTTCGGCACACTCCTAGAATCCCCGGCCAGATGGCGATAACGACTTTCGACCGATTTCTCACCAGCATCGCGCTGCTCCTGGGCATGGCGACGGGCGTCATGGCGGATGGCGCATCCGCCGGTCTGGGCATGAGCACCTCGGCCCCGCGCGCCATGCCTGTGCAGGAGGACGAGGAACCGATCATCACCATCGACCTCACCCACCGGGCCGCCGACCTGTGGGATCGCATCCGCCGCGGCTTCGGCATGCCCGACCTGGTCACCGACGAGGTCACCGAACGCCAGATCACCTACCTGAGCCATCCGGCCGCGCTGCAGCGCCTGTTCGAGCGCAGCTACCGCTACCTCTATCACATCGTCGACGAGCTCGAAGAGCGCGGCCTGCCGACCGAGATCGCGCTGCTGCCCATGGTCGAAAGCGGCTTCGACCCGATGGCCTATTCACGCTCCCGCGCCGCCGGTCTGTGGCAGTTCGTCCCTTCCACTGGCCGCTATTTCAACCTGCGCCAGAACGCCTGGATCGACGAGCGGCGCGACGTCATCGCGTCCACCGACGCCGCGCTCGACTACCTGGAGCGCATCTACGACATGCAGGGCGACTGGCAACTGGCGCTGGCCTCCTACAACGCCGGCGAAGGCACGGTGCTGCGCGCCCGCCAGCGCAACGAAGCCAAGGGCCTGCCCACCGACTATGTGCATCTGCCGCTGCGCAAGGAAACCCGCGAGTACATTCCGAAACTGCAGGCCTTGAAGAACATCATCGCCCGCCCGGAACTGTTCGGCATCGAGCTGCCCCACGTCCCCAACCGGGTCTACTTCGACGAGGTGGAGACCCCACCCGGGATCGACCTCGCGCTGGTAGCCAAGATGTCGGATACACCCCTCGACGAGCTCGTCGCCCTCAATCCGGCCTATCGCAAGCCCGTCATCCCTGACGGCAAGCATCAACTGCTGCTCCCGGCCGACAAGGTGAGCGCGTTCCGCGCCCATCTCGACGAGGCCAAACCGCGCTGGAAGACCTACCAGCTACGCCGCAAGGACTCCCTCGCCAAGGTGGCGCGCCGCTTCGGATTGACGCTCACCCAACTGATGCAGATCAACGGTCTGCGCTCGACCCGTCAGGCCAAACCGGGCATGGCGCTGCTGGTACCCGCAGGGGCCGGCACCGACATCAGCGAGGTGCTGCCGCTGACCGACCTGCTCCCGGATCTGCCCAGCGAAGCGGAGATCCGCCGGCACGGACGCCGCAAGCGACGCTGACGCCCGCCTCAGGCACCCGTTTCTGCCTCCGACACCCGGAAGCAATGCACGTAGCCGCCAGCGCCCAGAAAGGTTGGCCCCGGGTAACCGGAGCGACAGCGCGCATCGGCGAGCGCACAGCGCGGATGAAAGTGACAGCCGTCAGGCGGATTGAGGGGCGATGGTAGCTCGCCCGGCGCATCGGGCACGTCCCCGACGGTGTCAGGCCCGTCGGCCTCGGTGGTCAGCACCGCATCGAGCAACATCCGCGTGTAGGGATGGCGAGGCTGGCGCAGGACGCTCTCGGTGCTGCCGTACTCGACGATGCGCCCCAAGTACATCACTGCAACCTCGTGCGCGAGAAAGTCGACCACCGCGATGTTGTGGGTGATGAACAGATAGGCGATCCCTTCGGCGCGTTGCAGGTCACGCATGAGGTTGAGAATCTGCGCCTGCACCGACACATCGAGCGCGCTCGTGGGCTCGTCGCAGATGATCACCCGCGGCGAGACCGCCAATGCACGGGCCAGCGCGATCCGTTGCCGTTGTCCGCCGGAAAACTCATGGGGGAAGCGCTCGCGCATGGCGGGCGATAGCCCCACGCGCTCCAGCAGGCGGTCGATCTGGGCGTGTCGCGCCCCCGCCTCCCCGCTCACGCCGAGCGCCTTCATGCCCTCGGCAATAATGTCGCCGACGCGCATGCGCGGGTTGAGCGACGCGAACGGATCCTGGAACACCATCTGCACCTGGCGCCGCAAGGCGCGCAACGCACGCCCCCGACGCCCATTCTGTGTTGCGCCGTCCAGCTGTACCTTCCCCGCAGTGGGCTCGATCAACTGCAGGATCGCCTTGCCCGCGGTCGTCTTGCCGCAGCCGGACTCTCCGACCAGCGCTAGTGTCTTTCCGGGTTGCAGCTTGAGCGACACGCCGTCCACGGCCTTGACCTGGCCGACCACGCGCTTGAACACCCCTTTGCGCACCGGGAAGTGCACCCGGAGCCCGTCGACCTCCAGCCGACCACCGGCCGGCGCCTCATCGCATTCACGCGAAGACGTCGAGGCTGCGGCCGAAACCGAAGGCGTGTCCTCGCACACCGCACCGCCATCGGCGTACAGGTGGCAGCGCACCCGCTGTCCGTCACGCACATGCCATTGCGGCTCGACGGACGCGCAATGCGACATCACCACGGGACACCGTTCAGCAAAGCGGCAGCCGGCGAACGCCCGATCGAGCGGCGGCACGATGCCGGGCAGGGTCTCAAGTGCGCCACCGCGCCGATCCGCGCTGGGTACCGCTGCAAACAGCTTGCGGGAATAGGGATGCAGGGGCGTGGCAAAAAACGCGTCGCGCGGCCCGGTCTCGACCAGCTGGCCGGCGTACATCACGCCGACCTGATGCGCCATGCGGGCCACGACCCCCAGATCATGGGTGATCAGCATGATACCCATGCCACGCTCGCGCTGCAGTCGCAGGAGCAGATCGAGGACTTGGGCCTGCAGGGTCACGTCGAGGGCCGTGGTCGGCTCGTCCGCAATCAGCATGTCGGGTTCACCGGCGAGCGCCATGGCGATCATCACCCGTTGTTTCATGCCGCCGGAGAACTGGAACGGATAATCGTCCAGCCTCGCTTGCGGGTCGGGAATGCCCACCGCCGCCAGCAAGCGTGCGGCCTCCTTGCGCGCCGCCTCGCCGGAAAGCGCACGATGACGCGACAGCACTTCGCCGATCTGCGCGAAGACCGTCATGACCGGGTTCAGACTGGTGGAGGGCTCCTGGAAGATCATGCCCAGACGCCCCCCCCGCACCGCCCGCATCTGCGCCTCGGACTGAGCCAGCACGTCCAGCTCCCCGAGGCGAACCCGCCCGGCGCAGATGCGCCCGGCCGTGGGCAACAGACGCATCATCGCCAGCGCCGTCATCGACTTGCCGCAGCCCGACTCACCCAGCAGGGCCATGGTCTGTCCCGCGGCGACCTCGAAACTCAGCGAGTCGACCGGCCGCACCGGCCGCTCCCCGGCGATCTCTACGACCAGTTCTTCGACCACCAGGGACTTCGCGTTATCGGGCATGGACATCCGGCATCGGCTGAGGACGATCGCAAGCTTAAAACAAAACGGGCCGCAACCGCGGCCCGCTGAACTGTCCTTGCAAGGGCGCAGTCAGTGGTGGTGCCCGCCAGCCCCGTGGACATGGCCGTGCGCCACCTCTTCGTCGGTCGCGGCGCGCACGTCGGAGATGGTCAGGTCGAACACCAGGGCGACACCCGCCAGCGGATGATTGCCATCGACCACGACCTTGCCTTCGGCGATGTCGGTTATGCGGTACAGCACCTCGTCTTCGCCGTCTTCGGTCACGCGCTCGAAGCTCATGCCGACCTCGATGTTCTCCGGAAACAGGGTGCGATCCTCGATCAGCACCATGGATTCATCGTACTCGCCGAACGCGTCTTCGGGCTGCAGCTTGAGGGTCAGTTGCTCGCCCTTTGCCTTGCCATGCAGCGCGGTCTCGATCTGTTCGAAGATCCCGTCGTATCCGCCGTGCAGATAGGTCAGCGGATGCTGGCCGTCGTCGACCATGTTCCCGTCCGGATCACGAACGGTGTACTCAAGCGTTACGACGGTGTTTTTTGCGATTTCCATTGGCTTTTTCCGGTTCCATTTCCCTGACAAGCGCGAGCACCTCGGCCACGTGCCCCTTCGGGGTCACGTCGTAGATCGCATGCCGGATGATGCCGTCCTTGTCGATGATGAAGGTCGAACGTAGCACACCCTTGCGCTTGACGCCATCGACCTCCTTTTCACGCCACACCCCGTAAAGATTGCACACTTCGGCCTCGGTATCCGAGAGCAGCCGGACGGACAGTCCGTGTTCGGCCTGGAAATCCGCGTGGGTCATGCAATCGTCCGGGCTGACGCCCATCACGATGCAATCGAGGCGATTGAAAGCGTCTTCGTGATCGCTGAAATCGGCGGCCTGGCGCGTGCAGGTGGGCGCATTGTCACGGGGATAGAAGAACAGGACGACGTGACGATTGCCGCGCACGGCAGCCATGTCGAAGGTTTCCATGTCACCGTCCGGCAACGAAAACAAAGGAGCGGAATCGCCGCTGCGCAGCATGGGCTCACCCTCAAGAGCAAATGGAACGAGTTGGGTCGCGGCGCGAACTGTACTTCCAGCGGACTCTTTCGGCAACAACATTTTTTCCCCTTCAGCGAGCGACCTCAAACGCCCGCCTGAGCAACGTTATTGAACGAATAGACTACCCCGCCGCGGACCACAAGCGATGTGACGAAAAAGATGAGAAATCGTTCGCGCCCCACATCGCCCGGGCCTCTGGCGCCATGCCTGCCAGACATGCATATGGCGTCCGCCCCCCTTGCCGCCACGCTTGCATCCCGGATGAATATGTACAAAAATACAGATAACAATGTGGAGCGAACGCATGAGCGAAAGACTGACCACCCGCCAGCAAGAGATTCTCGATTTCATTCGGCTGACGCAACAGGAAGAAGGTCGCCCACCGACGCGGGCAGAAATCTGCACCGCCTTCGGATTCAAGTCACCCAATGCCGCCGAAACCCACCTGCGGGCCCTGGCTGCCAAAGGCGTCATCACGGTGGACAATGGCCGGGCGCGGGGCATTCGCCTCACCGAAGCGGCCGGTTTGCCGCTCATCGGACGGGTCGCCGCCGGCAGCCCCCTGCTCGCGCAAGAGCATGTCGAACGGCATCACCCGATCAACCCCGAACTGTTCTCTCCACGGGCCGACTACCTGCTCCGGGTGCGGGGGCTCAGCATGCGTGACGCGGGCATTCTCGATGGCGACCTGCTTGCCGTGCATCGCACCAGCGAAGCGCGCAACGGGCAGATCGTGGTGGCGCGCATCGACGACGACGTCACCGTCAAGCGCTACCAGCGCCATGGCAGCGTCATCGAGCTCATCGCCGAAAACCCGGATTTCGAACCGATCCGCGTCGAGGCGGGCGTGGGCGACTTTCAGATCGAGGGACTCGCCGTGGGTCTGATTCGGACCGACGGCATCGGCTGAGGACACGGCCCGCCGCCGGACGCTTGATGCGGGCGGTCCAGAACGGACATAAAACAAAAAACGGGAGCTCGATGAGCTCCCGTTTCTGTTTTGTGGCGGAGTGGACGGGACTCGAACCCGCGACCCCCGGCGTGACAGGCCGGTATTCTAACCAACTGAACTACCACTCCACACCTTTCGGTGCTAATGGCCGGGCATCTTCTCCGACCACACCGACAGCTGTCGGTCACATTCGCCAGCTGTCAAGCAATCTGGCGTCCCTACGGGGATTCGAACCCCGGTTGCCGCCGTGAAAGGGCGGTGTCCTAGGCCTCTAGACGATAGGGACCTTTCTTGGTGGAGGTAAGCGGGATCGAACCGCTGACCTCTTGCATGCCATGCAAGCGCTCTCCCAGCTGAGCTATACCCCCGAAAGAGCGCGCATTATAGCAAACAACACGTGCCGCTCAAGCCTTGTTGTGCAGATTTTTTCTGCCCCAACGGCCACCGGATCTCATTCTGACATCCGGTACGGCGTTCAATCTGTTGGCGGAGTGGACGGGACTCGAACCCGCGACCCCCGGCGTGACAGGCCGGTATTCTAACCAACTGAACTACCACTCCACACCCACCTTGCGGTGCGTTCGGCCAGCCATTGGGCTGACCAAATAAATGGCCGCCGATGTTGCTCGGCAGCCATTCGTACAACCTGGCGTCCCTACGGGGATTCGAACCCCGGTTGCCGCCGTGAAAGGGCGGTGTCCTAGGCCTCTAGACGATAGGGACCTTTCTTGGTGGAGGTAAGCGGGATCGAACCGCTGACCTCTTGCATGCCATGCAAGCGCTCTCCCAGCTGAGCTATACCCCGAAAGAGCGCGCATTATAGGTGGGCGGAATCACCCTGTAAAGCCTTTTGTGCAACGCAGCTGTCACACGTCGAAGTCAGGCAGGACCTTGCCCGGATTCATCAAGCCCCGCGGGTCGACGGCGTGCTTGATCCTGCCCATCATTTCCAGCTCGATCGCTCCCTTGTAGCGCGTGATCTCGTCACGTTTGAGCTGCCCAAGGCCATGTTCCGCCGAGATCGATCCCTCGAAACGATCGACCACGTCGTGAACGATCCGGTTCAACTCCCGCGTCCGCTCGAGCAGCTCGCGATTTCCGGCCGCGTCACGACTCGACAGGTTGTAGTGCAGGTTGCCGTCACCGACATGACCGAAGACTACGATCCGTGCGCCCGGCGCAGCGGCGAGGACCGCCTGCCCTGCCGCCTCGACGAACGCGGGGATCGCACTGACCGGTACGGAAATGTCGTGCTTGATACTGAAGCCCTCGATCCGCTGCGCTTCGGAAATATTCTCCCGCAGTGCCCACAGGGTCTGTTCCTGGGCGCCGCTGTTGGCAATGACGACATCGACCACCGACCCGGTTTCGATCTGCGCCATGAGCACCGCCTCGAGCATCTCCGTCAGCGGCGCATCCGGATCGACATCAGCCACTTCGAGCAAGACCGCCCAGGCGCCCGTCTCGGCGGTCGGGCATCGCGCGCCGGGAATGTGTCGAAGCACCACCTCCAAGGCTTCGACGCCGATGAGCTCGAACGCGCTGACCCGTTCGCCGAACCGCCGCCGCAGCGCATCGAGCAACCGCAGTGCGGCGCCCACATCGGCGATACGGACCCACGCCACGGCTCGTTTGGCCGGACGGGGAAACAGCCGCAAGCTGGCAGCGGTCACCACACCCAGCGTTCCCTCCGCGCCGATGAACAGCTGCTTCAGATCGTAGCCGGTATTGTCCTTGACCAGGCGGCGCAGGCCGTTCCAGATCCGGCCGTCGGGTAGGACGACCTCGAGCCCCATGACCAGTTGTCGCATCGTCCCGTAACGCAATACGTGAACCCCGCCGGCGTTGGTGCCGACATTGCCACCGATCTGGCAGCTACCCTCCGAAGCCAGCGAAAGCGGAAACAGGCAATCGACCGCCTCGGCAGCGGCCTGGATCTGGGCCAAGGTGCAGCCGGCCTCGGCAATCAGCGTGTGATCGAGCGCATCGACCCGACGCACGCGATTGAGGCGACGCAGGTTCACGACGACCGAACCGTCCTCGGCGCGGGGCGTCGCCCCACCACACAAGCCGGTGTTTCCGCCCTGTGGCACGACGCTGACACCATGGCCTGCACACAAGCTCACGACCTGGGCGACTTCGTCGGTGCTGGCGGGCAACGCCACTGCGAGCGCCTCGCCGCGATAACGGCCGCGCCAGTCTTCATAGAACGACTCGGTGGCCACCGCCTCGGTGAGCACATGGGGCGCGCCGAGACTCTGCCGCAACGCGGCGACCAGGTCACGCGTCATGATGGCCCTCCTCGACTTCGCGTCCGAGCGCGTAGCGAATCGCGGGCATCACACGCTCGACGGCGGCCTCGCCCTCTGCGATCGCCTCGGCTGCGCGATGATAGTCCATGGGGCCGACCTGCCCCACCCGCGGGTAAATACTCACATCGGCAGGATCTCCTGCCATGCGGCTTCGCGCGATACGGACCTGCATGATATTGATGCTCGTGGCCAGCACGTCGAGCATCGAAGGCAGCATCTGTTCGGGCGCCTGACGATGGCCGTTGTCGAGACCGAAGCGCTCGAGCAAACGATCCGCCCAGCTCTTCTCGGCCTCTTCCTCGGCCACGTCCTTGATCTCCCGGCGCAAGCGGCGACGGGCACGACCGACCGTATCGGACCCGAGATCGACGGCAACGACGATATCGGCCCCCATGGCCCGACAGAGGGACACCGGCACGGGATTGACGAGTCCGCCATCGACCAGCAGACGCCCGCGCTCGATCACTGGCGCGAACAGCCCAGGCAGGGCGATGGAAGCACGCACCGCCCGCGCCACACTGCCCTCGCGCAACCACACTTCGCGACCCGTCTGCAACTCGGTGGCCACACAGGCGAAAGGCATTTTGAGCGCAGCGAAATCGATATCGACGAATTCGCGCTCGAAATGCTGGATGATCTTGTCGCCCTTGATCAGGCCACCGCGGAAGCTCACATCGAGGAAGGAGACGACCGACTGCCAGGTGAGCTTCTCGACCCATTGGCCGAGTTTGTCGAAGTTGCCGGTCGCCACCGCCGCACCAATGAAGGCACCGATCGAGCAGCCAGCGATGATGTCCGGCTCGATCCCTTCGGCACGCAGCGCACGCAACACGCCGATATGGGCCCACCCTCGGGCCGCACCACTGCCTAGGGCAAGCCCGACACGCAAGGGTGAGTCGGTCGATGAGGTCGGGCTGATTTCATGCATGGGGCCATCCGCGAAAAAGGCGATTACCACCGGGAACCGGTGGTGCTGACGGCTTCATGATCGCACAGGCACGCCTCCTGCGCAGTGCCCCGATCAGTCGCTCACCAGCTCCGCGTAAAGGTCGTGGACGTCGCAATCGGTGACCCGGACACGAACGAAATCGCCAGGCTCGAGATGGTGTGCGTCGGGAATCACGACCAATCCGTCGATATCGGGGGCATCCCCTTCGGAACGCGCGATCGCCCCCTCCTCCTCGATGTCGTCGACCAGGACCGTGATCTCCCGCCCGATCTTGCGTTCGAGGCGCTGGGTGCTGATGTCCTCCTGAAAGGCCATCAGACGCGCGCGGCGATTTTCCCGAACCTCCTCAGGCACCGGATCGGCCAGAGCGTTGGCCGCCGCCCCTTCCACCGGGGAATAGGCAAACGCCCCCACACGATCGAGCTCGGCCGCTTCGAGGAAGCGCAGCAGCGCTTCGAAGTCAGCCTCGGTCTCCCCCGGAAAGCCGGTGATGAACGTCGAGCGGATGGTCAGGTCCGGACAGATGCTGCGCCATTTGCGCACTCGCTCGAGCACGTTCTCGGCGCTGGCCGGCCGTTTCATTGCCTTGAGGATTGCCGGGCTGGCATGCTGGAATGGCACATCGAGATACGGGAGGATCTTGCCTTCGGCCATGAGCGGAATCAGGTCATCCACGCTCGGGTACGGATAGACGTAATGCATCCGCACCCACACTCCCAGTTCGCCAAGCGCCTGGGACAGCTCGAGCAGGCGCGTCTTCATGGGGCGCCCACCCCAGAATCCGGTCCGGTAGCGCACGTCCACGCCGTAGGCACTCGTATCCTGCGACACCACGAGCAACTCCTGCACACCGGCGTCCACCAGTTTCTCGGCCTCGGCCATGATGTCACCAAAAGGCCGGCTGACCAGATCTCCGCGCATCGAGGGAATGATGCAGAAGGTGCACCGGTGGTTACAGCCTTCGGAAATCTTGAGATAGGCGTAGTGCCGCGGGGTCAGGCGAATGCCCTGGGGCGGCACCAGATCGACGAAGGGGTCGTGCGGCTTGGGCACATGGGTATGGATTGCCCCCATCACCTCGTCGGTCGCGTGCGGCCCGGTCACCGCGAGCACATCGGGGAACGCATTGCGAATGACATCGGCCTTGGCGCCAAGACAACCGGTCACCACCACACGGCCATTCTCCGCCATGGCTTCGCCGATGGCATCGAGGGATTCGGCCACCGCGTCATCGACAAAACCACAGGTATTGATGACCACCAGATCGGCGCCGTCATACTCGGGCGCGATCTCGTAACCTTCGGCACGAAGGCGTGTCAGGATATGCTCGGAATCGACTGTCGCCTTGGGGCACCCGAGCGAGACGAACCCCACTTTCGGCGTGCGCGCACCACTCATGTGCGGCACTCCGAACACCCTGCTTCACATCTCACTTCTTGCCTGATCCTGATTTGGTTTCGCTCTCGGCAGCACCACTTCTGGGCGACGACTCAGCACCGCCATAATTGGGAAACTGGAAGCCGCTGAACAGGTTGCGGGTCTGGCTCTCCATCTGCTCCTGCATCTGGGTCAGCATCTTCTTGCTCTGCTCCATGTAAGCCCCCATCATGCTCTGCATGGCCGGCCCCTGGAAATTGAGAAACTGAGCCCACAGATCCTGGCTGATCGGTGAGTTGTCACCATAGATGGAGCGTGCCTGATCTTGCAGCTTCTGCTGCATGTCGGTAAACGCCTTGATGTTGTTCTCGAGGTACTTGCCCATCATACCCTGCATGGCGTTGCCATAGAAGCGGATCATGTGGGCGAGCAGATCACTGGTGAACATCGGCGCGCCACCGGCCTCCTCCTCAAGAATGATCTGCAGCAGGATGCTGCGCGTCAGATCATCGCCAGACTTGGCATCGACGACCTGGAACTCGTCGTTGGCGAGCACGAGGTCTTTAACGTCGGCCAGCGTGATATACGAACTGGTGCGGGTGTCATAGAGCCGACGGTTCGGGTACTTCTTGATGAGTCTGACTTGATCGGGCATTACCTTGGTCTCCCACAAGGCGGATGGAACTTCCGCTTCTATTGGCATTGTACCGCAGTGCGCAAAGAAAAACCCCGCTCGATCGCGGGGTTTGACGTGATCAATTTCGCAGCGCGAGGTGATCAGGACATGTGCAGACCGCCATTGATATTGATGGTCGCACCGGTGATGTAGCCGGCCAGATCGGAGGCCAGATAGGTGCACAGTCCGCCGATTTCCTCGGGCTTGCCCAGGCGCTTCATCGGCACGGTGTCGGTGATGGCCTGACGGATGTCGTCACGGATGGCCATGACCATCTCGGTGGCGATGTAACCCGGGGCGATGGCATTGACCGTCACGCCCTTGGTGGCCAGTTCCTGGGCCAGGGCCTTGGTGAAGCCGAGCACACCCGCCTTGGCGGTCGAGTAGTTGGTCTGGCCGGCCTGGCCCTTGACACCATTGACCGACGAGATGTTGATGATGCGGCCCCAGCCACGCTCGGCCATCTTCGGCGAAATCTGGTGCGTCACGTTGAACAGGCTGTTCAGGTTGGTCGCGATGACCGCGTTCCACTGTGCCTGCTCCATCTTGGGGAAGAACTTGTCACGGGTGATGCCGGCGTTGTTCACGAGGATGTCGATCGG
The nucleotide sequence above comes from Nitrogeniibacter mangrovi. Encoded proteins:
- the phbB gene encoding beta-ketoacyl-ACP reductase is translated as MTNKVALVTGAMGGLGTAICQSFAKEGYTVVANCLPGFPQKDEWLAKQEELGFKFIAAEGDVSDYDSCKVMVEKVEAEVGPIDILVNNAGITRDKFFPKMEQAQWNAVIATNLNSLFNVTHQISPKMAERGWGRIINISSVNGVKGQAGQTNYSTAKAGVLGFTKALAQELATKGVTVNAIAPGYIATEMVMAIRDDIRQAITDTVPMKRLGKPEEIGGLCTYLASDLAGYITGATININGGLHMS
- the phaR gene encoding polyhydroxyalkanoate synthesis repressor PhaR; this encodes MPDQVRLIKKYPNRRLYDTRTSSYITLADVKDLVLANDEFQVVDAKSGDDLTRSILLQIILEEEAGGAPMFTSDLLAHMIRFYGNAMQGMMGKYLENNIKAFTDMQQKLQDQARSIYGDNSPISQDLWAQFLNFQGPAMQSMMGAYMEQSKKMLTQMQEQMESQTRNLFSGFQFPNYGGAESSPRSGAAESETKSGSGKK